Proteins co-encoded in one Ziziphus jujuba cultivar Dongzao chromosome 9, ASM3175591v1 genomic window:
- the LOC107403293 gene encoding UDP-glucose flavonoid 3-O-glucosyltransferase 7 has product MESEKTDDQLHIFFFPLMAQGHLIPIIDMAMLFASRGLKATIITTPFHAPLVSKTLQSTQLSGNSHINVNVLTIKFPCVENGLPEGCESVNMALSHGLQQQFARATTKLGPQLSQLLQQHRPDCLVADMLFPWATDVAARHGIPRLIFHGTCYFSLCASLCVHRYEPQKIVSSDSDRFQIPNLPGDMKFTINQLPDVMEDVNTEFEKLYKTSKEVEGRSYGVLVNSFYELEPVYADHYKKVLGIKAWNIGPLFLCNKLSEQKTNRGVEQECSTDQRECLNWLSSRKPNSVVYVCFGSLPYVSDAQLMEIALGLEASGHSFIWVVNEGNHVQGVKEEWLPEGFEKRMEGKGLIIRGWVPQVLILQHEAVGGFVTHCGWNSIMEGVCAGLPMVTWPAFAEQFFNEKLVTQILGIGVGVGAEKWARLTLVGVKREAIEKAVSRIMEGEEAEEMRNRAKALGEMARMAIREGGSSYLDLNAFIEGLKLHKISCDAS; this is encoded by the coding sequence ATGGAAAGCGAAAAAACAGATGATCAGCTTCACATATTCTTCTTCCCCTTAATGGCTCAAGGCCATTTGATACCCATCATAGACATGGCCATGCTATTTGCTTCTCGAGGTTTAAAAGCAACCATCATCACCACCCCTTTCCATGCCCCTCTTGTTTCCAAGACCCTCCAAAGCACCCAACTTTCTGGTAATTCCCACATCAATGTTAACGTTCTTACCATCAAATTTCCTTGTGTGGAGAATGGATTACCTGAAGGATGCGAGAGCGTTAACATGGCTCTTTCCCATGGTCTGCAGCAGCAATTCGCTAGAGCTACCACCAAGCTTGGTCCACAACTTTCACAGCTTCTGCAACAACATCGTCCCGACTGCCTTGTAGCCGACATGCTCTTTCCTTGGGCTACTGATGTCGCAGCTCGACATGGGATTCCCAGGCTGATTTTCCATGGAACCTGTTATTTTTCTCTTTGTGCTTCCCTATGTGTGCATCGTTATGAGCCTCAGAAGATAGTCTCTTCGGATTCAGATCGATTCCAGATTCCAAATTTGCCAGGGGATATGAAGTTCACAATAAATCAGTTACCCGATGTTATGGAAGATGTCAATACTGAGTTCGAGAAATTGTACAAAACAAGTAAAGAAGTGGAGGGGCGGAGCTATGGGGTTCTGGTTAACAGCTTTTATGAGCTCGAACCTGTTTATGCTGATCATTACAAGAAGGTTTTGGGGATTAAGGCATGGAATATTGGCCCGCTCTTCCTATGCAACAAGCTATCTGAACAGAAAACAAACAGGGGAGTGGAACAGGAATGTTCCACTGATCAACGTGAGTGCTTGAATTGGCTTAGTTCAAGAAAACCCAATTCGGTTGTTTATGTATGTTTTGGAAGCTTGCCATATGTCAGTGATGCTCAGCTAATGGAAATTGCATTGGGTCTTGAAGCTTCAGGGCATTCATTCATTTGGGTCGTGAATGAAGGCAACCATGTTCAAGGGGTAAAAGAAGAGTGGTTGCCTGAAGGATTTGAGAAGAGAATGGAAGGGAAAGGTTTGATCATAAGAGGTTGGGTACCCCAAGTGCTGATCCTTCAACACGAAGCAGTGGGAGGATTTGTGACGCATTGTGGTTGGAATTCCATAATGGAAGGAGTTTGTGCAGGGTTGCCAATGGTCACCTGGCCGGCTTTCGCCGAGCAGTTTTTCAATGAGAAGTTGGTGACccaaatacttggaattggagttGGGGTTGGAGCTGAAAAATGGGCTAGGTTGACATTGGTTGGAGTGAAGAGGGAAGCCATAGAGAAGGCTGTGAGTAGGATTATGGAGGGTGAAGAAGCAGAGGAAATGAGAAACAGAGCCAAGGCTCTTGGGGAAATGGCAAGGATGGCCATCAGGGAAGGAGGGTCTTCATACTTGGATTTGAATGCTTTCATTGAAGGGTTGAAACTGCACAAAATCTCATGTGATGCAAGCTAG